Proteins encoded by one window of Rhodamnia argentea isolate NSW1041297 chromosome 6, ASM2092103v1, whole genome shotgun sequence:
- the LOC115727956 gene encoding uncharacterized protein LOC115727956 isoform X1, giving the protein MYVTRPLSMYRKQPEALSEAPPAGPGSGYLVIQDEEAQNFCCFGLCKDSELYDFPFPQNKDLTVSYTESHGDGQGGTSTTVYSDEVFMIPVVGRPLSSNQYYVIRRRGKHKGEAHGNSREEDKGTCLCFRYVKDKKPSPLDPEDIYQQFVIDRRETMCGFGGFHAKSVAVDGYPPRFLKRKGWTLRGKTPKNFLLDDDALGVDDSRRSKLPSLDISIDRKRSDPVVVGKWYCPFMFVKDGEVGEQIKTSPFYEMTLQQRWEQVHACENYGNEGSDVEVDVLVQKEAIAVFGEEAGKGDASDGAIWFRSNRGAIGLSMAIVERMRWEEERVGWVNEGEKRVRELMKSGSNEGWKRFGCYVLVESFVLKRMGGTLVLAYDFKHTHQVRSKWE; this is encoded by the exons ATGTACGTGACGCGGCCTCTGTCCATGTACCGGAAGCAACCCGAGGCCCTCTCGGAGGCTCCGCCGGCAGGGCCGGGCTCTGGATACCTGGTGATCCAGGACGAGGAAGCCCAGAACTTCTGCTGCTTCGGGCTGTGCAAGGACAGCGAGCTCTACGACTTCCCCTTCCCTCAGAACAAGGACCTCACAGTCAGTTACACGGAGAGCCACGGTGATGGCCAGGGAGGCACGAGCACGACGGTCTACAGCGATGAGGTGTTCATGATCCCAGTCGTCGGCCGGCCCTTGTCCTCCAATCAGTACTATGTGATTCGGCGTCGCGGGAAGCATAAAGG GGAAGCGCACGGTAATTCGAGGGAAGAAGACAAAGGCACCTGCTTGTGCTTCCGATACGTTAAAGACAAGAAGCCGAGCCCTTTGGATCCCGAGGACATATACCAGCAGTTCGTGATCGACCGGCGTGAGACTATGTGCGGTTTTGGAGGCTTCCACGCTAAATCCGTCGCCGTGGATGGGTACCCTCCGAGATTCCTGAAGAGGAAAGGCTGGACCCTCCGTGGCAAAACGCCCAAGAACTTCCTCTTGGACGACGACGCGCTGGGAGTGGACGACTCTCGGAGGTCAAAGCTCCCGAGCCTCGACATCTCAATCGACAGGAAGAGGTCGGACCCGGTGGTGGTGGGGAAGTGGTACTGCCCTTTCATGTTCGTCAAGGACGGGGAGGTCGGGGAGCAGATCAAGACGTCGCCGTTCTACGAGATGACGCTGCAACAGAGATGGGAACAGGTCCATGCCTGTGAGAACTATGGCAACGAAGGCAGTGATGTGGAAGTGGATGTGCTCGTTCAGAAGGAGGCCATCGCAGTGTTTGGCGAGGAAGCCGGGAAGGGCGATGCGAGTGACGGAGCGATATGGTTTAGGAGTAACAGAGGGGCGATAGGACTGAGCATGGCGATCGTGGAGAGGATGAGGTGGGAGGAAGAGAGGGTGGGCTGGGTGAATGAGGGAGAGAAGAGGGTGAGGGAGTTGATGAAGAGCGGGTCGAACGAGGGTTGGAAGAGGTTTGGGTGTTATGTGCTGGTGGAGAGCTTCGTGCTGAAGAGGATGGGTGGGACTTTGGTGTTGGCCTACGACTTCAAGCACACTCACCAAGTGAGGAGCAAATGGGAGTGA
- the LOC115727956 gene encoding uncharacterized protein LOC115727956 isoform X2 yields the protein MYVTRPLSMYWKHPEALSEAPPVGPGSGYLVIQDEEAQGFCCFGLCKDSQLYDFPFPQNKDLTVRYTEHHGESTTVHNDGVFMIPVVGQPLSSNQYYAIRRHGKHKGEAHGNSREEDKGTCLCFRYVKDKKPSPLDPEDIYQQFVIDRRETMCGFGGFHAKSVAVDGYPPRFLKRKGWTLRGKTPKNFLLDDDALGVDDSRRSKLPSLDISIDRKRSDPVVVGKWYCPFMFVKDGEVGEQIKTSPFYEMTLQQRWEQVHACENYGNEGSDVEVDVLVQKEAIAVFGEEAGKGDASDGAIWFRSNRGAIGLSMAIVERMRWEEERVGWVNEGEKRVRELMKSGSNEGWKRFGCYVLVESFVLKRMGGTLVLAYDFKHTHQVRSKWE from the exons atGTATGTGACTCGGCCTCTGTCCATGTACTGGAAGCACCCTGAGGCCCTCTCAGAGGCTCCGCCGGTGGGGCCAGGCTCGGGATACCTGGTGATCCAGGACGAGGAAGCCCAGGGTTTCTGCTGCTTCGGGCTGTGCAAGGACAGCCAGCTCTACGACTTCCCCTTCCCTCAGAACAAGGACCTCACAGTCAGGTACACGGAGCACCACGGCGAGAGCACGACGGTCCACAATGATGGGGTATTCATGATACCAGTCGTCGGCCAGCCCTTGTCCTCCAATCAGTACTACGCGATTCGGCGCCACGGGAAGCATAAAGG GGAAGCGCACGGTAATTCGAGGGAAGAAGACAAAGGCACCTGCTTGTGCTTCCGATACGTTAAAGACAAGAAGCCGAGCCCTTTGGATCCCGAGGACATATACCAGCAGTTCGTGATCGACCGGCGTGAGACTATGTGCGGTTTTGGAGGCTTCCACGCTAAATCCGTCGCCGTGGATGGGTACCCTCCGAGATTCCTGAAGAGGAAAGGCTGGACCCTCCGTGGCAAAACGCCCAAGAACTTCCTCTTGGACGACGACGCGCTGGGAGTGGACGACTCTCGGAGGTCAAAGCTCCCGAGCCTCGACATCTCAATCGACAGGAAGAGGTCGGACCCGGTGGTGGTGGGGAAGTGGTACTGCCCTTTCATGTTCGTCAAGGACGGGGAGGTCGGGGAGCAGATCAAGACGTCGCCGTTCTACGAGATGACGCTGCAACAGAGATGGGAACAGGTCCATGCCTGTGAGAACTATGGCAACGAAGGCAGTGATGTGGAAGTGGATGTGCTCGTTCAGAAGGAGGCCATCGCAGTGTTTGGCGAGGAAGCCGGGAAGGGCGATGCGAGTGACGGAGCGATATGGTTTAGGAGTAACAGAGGGGCGATAGGACTGAGCATGGCGATCGTGGAGAGGATGAGGTGGGAGGAAGAGAGGGTGGGCTGGGTGAATGAGGGAGAGAAGAGGGTGAGGGAGTTGATGAAGAGCGGGTCGAACGAGGGTTGGAAGAGGTTTGGGTGTTATGTGCTGGTGGAGAGCTTCGTGCTGAAGAGGATGGGTGGGACTTTGGTGTTGGCCTACGACTTCAAGCACACTCACCAAGTGAGGAGCAAATGGGAGTGA